In Oceanispirochaeta sp., a single window of DNA contains:
- a CDS encoding homoserine dehydrogenase, whose amino-acid sequence MDAKGKYGVALVGCGIVGGGTARVLTEDRIYLQERTGIPLYLKYIVDRNYDNARAIGIPEELYEEDYNKVLEDPDVFLVIELIGGLTVAKKMMTKALKAGKHVVTANKALMAHYGPELFALARKEKVTIGFEASCGGGIPIVKALTDGLLANKIEAIFGIVNGTCNHILTEMTDKGESYQEALKSAQKAGLAEADPTLDVSGMDSAHKLTILGSLAFGERVDLDSIPVEGIDTLDLYDIKTGRELGYIMKLLAIGQQTKKGLALSVAPAFVHTSHPLARVSGAFNAVSVYGHAVGHTMYMGRGAGSSPTASAVVADIIATALGITPKAFESLSFWPDRTEKAKQLAPEDLTSRYYLRFMVKDRPGTVARISSILSDNGISITSLLQKEEARDTIPLVMTTHQAREGAITQALNKIEGLEETASPPIYIRIIEEHPESVI is encoded by the coding sequence ATGGATGCAAAGGGTAAATACGGAGTCGCACTTGTGGGATGCGGAATCGTCGGCGGAGGGACGGCAAGAGTCCTGACAGAAGACAGAATCTACCTGCAGGAACGAACAGGTATACCTCTGTATCTGAAGTATATTGTCGACCGAAATTATGACAACGCCCGGGCCATCGGCATTCCCGAAGAGCTGTATGAAGAGGACTACAACAAGGTCCTGGAAGATCCCGATGTTTTTCTGGTGATTGAACTTATCGGCGGCCTTACGGTGGCCAAAAAAATGATGACCAAAGCCCTGAAAGCAGGAAAACATGTGGTCACGGCAAACAAGGCTCTGATGGCCCATTACGGACCCGAACTATTCGCTCTGGCGCGGAAGGAAAAAGTCACCATTGGTTTTGAAGCCAGCTGCGGCGGGGGAATTCCCATTGTGAAGGCTCTGACCGACGGTCTGCTTGCCAATAAAATCGAGGCCATCTTCGGGATTGTGAATGGGACCTGCAACCATATTCTCACAGAAATGACAGACAAGGGAGAGAGCTACCAGGAAGCCCTCAAATCCGCTCAGAAAGCAGGCCTCGCCGAGGCTGACCCCACCCTGGATGTGAGCGGAATGGACTCGGCTCACAAGCTGACGATCCTGGGGTCACTGGCATTCGGAGAGCGAGTCGATCTCGATTCCATCCCTGTGGAAGGAATCGACACACTGGATCTCTATGACATTAAAACTGGACGGGAATTGGGCTACATAATGAAGCTCCTGGCAATCGGACAACAAACCAAAAAAGGACTGGCCCTCAGTGTAGCTCCGGCCTTTGTTCACACCTCTCATCCCCTGGCACGGGTTTCCGGCGCCTTTAATGCGGTCAGTGTGTACGGTCATGCCGTCGGTCATACAATGTATATGGGACGGGGAGCCGGTAGTTCACCTACGGCCTCGGCGGTAGTGGCCGACATCATCGCTACTGCCCTGGGAATCACTCCCAAAGCCTTTGAATCTCTGTCTTTCTGGCCGGATAGAACAGAAAAGGCTAAACAGCTGGCCCCTGAAGACCTCACCAGCCGCTACTACCTGCGGTTTATGGTCAAGGACAGACCGGGTACAGTCGCCCGGATCAGCTCCATTCTCAGCGACAACGGAATCAGCATCACCTCTCTTCTTCAAAAGGAGGAGGCCCGGGATACTATACCTCTGGTAATGACGACCCATCAGGCCCGGGAGGGTGCCATTACCCAGGCTTTGAACAAGATAGAGGGACTGGAAGAAACAGCCTCTCCCCCCATTTACATCCGTATTATCGAAGAGCACCCTGAGTCTGTTATTTAG